A section of the Octopus bimaculoides isolate UCB-OBI-ISO-001 chromosome 17, ASM119413v2, whole genome shotgun sequence genome encodes:
- the LOC106883115 gene encoding uncharacterized protein LOC106883115, with amino-acid sequence MYSKALYITSLLLFIFYTSAQDIIYSGDTTPVADTTYTDVTITTLLSTAAYTTIPTTVIPPCTPAQPLFEAGGKELLRADDTYEYICFPVDVPINNEKVDCVYIYVNGMVSTNPTYDYLAKILQPSDSYTFAPFWSDIDIQYFLADNVNK; translated from the exons tattCCAAAGCTCTCTACATTACAAgtcttttgctatttatttttt ATACAAGTGCACAAGATATTATCTACTCCGGAGACACGACGCCTGTCGCCGATACAACCTACACAGACGTCACTATAACAACTTTACTGAGCACTGCAGCATATACAACTATACCAACCACAGTCATACCGCCGTGTACGCCCGCTCAAC CTCTGTTTGAAGCTGGTGGTAAGGAATTACTGCGAGCAGATGatacttatgaatatatttgtttcccAGTCGATGTTCCTATTAACAACGAAAAGGTGGATTGCGTTTAT atttatgTAAATGGAATGGTAAGCACCAATCCTACATATGACTATTTGGCCAAAATTCTACAACCTTCAGATTCATACACGTTTGCACCTTTCTGGTCAGACATTGATATTC AATACTTCTTAGCTGATAATGTCAACAAGTGA
- the LOC106883116 gene encoding uncharacterized protein LOC106883116 — protein sequence MSWDFQFDVTMGYAAGETNVNTNINSLTDTIITDSLLLGNNGEGTWVFLVSSDSPLNYKLECLKWHWDNKDVVLTNSFEMTQCPCTESNVRNDVNFYYHPMTKCYQQAMEFRSQGKVSIALQTAKVFKICILLSSS from the exons ATGAGTTGGGATTTCCAGTTTGATGTGACAATGGGATATGCTGCTGGGGAAACTAACGTTAACACCAATATAAATTCATTGACGGATACCATTATTACGGACAGTCTGCTACTTGGGAATAACG GTGAAGGAACGTGGGTATTTTTGGTGTCTTCCGACTCACCATTAAATTACAAGCTTGAATGCCTTAAATGGCATTGGGATAATAAAGATGTAGTTTTGACTAATAGTTTCGAAATGACACAATGTCCATGTACTGAAAGCAACGTGAGAAACGATGTAAACTTTTACTACCATCCGATGACCAAGTGTTACCAACAAGCTATGGAATTCAGATCGCAAGGCAAGGTGAGTATTGCACTGCAAACAGCTAAGGTGTTTAAAATATGCATTTTGTTGTCATCCAGCTAA